Proteins encoded by one window of Antechinus flavipes isolate AdamAnt ecotype Samford, QLD, Australia chromosome 4, AdamAnt_v2, whole genome shotgun sequence:
- the LOC127563491 gene encoding splicing factor, proline- and glutamine-rich-like: protein MDEKGIRTLATAAQPLPEAPPSLPTLPFISRHSLYTVGLSGLFLFSLSLERNLFSSQSSWLTDEACRPTPPELSTFYPPPPTSPGEHGRVSPPPPGPPGGAAVHRAPGPQRGVLMQPQTPPGGESPARSPAPSAYASPAQRTGHGRGEDNCWSLPRKPHEGSLGAPGFGHKIPAGPAREVTGRHHRDKAQPHGEGHHKKYGATK, encoded by the coding sequence ATGGATGAGAAGGGGATCAGAACCCTCGCCACTGCTGCCCAGCCCCTTCCTGAGGCTCCCCCCTCGCTTCCCACACTTCCCTTTATTTCCCGCCACTCCCTGTACACGGTTGGGCTCTCgggtctcttccttttttctctgtcgTTAGAAAGAAACCTCTTTTCCTCCCAGAGTTCGTGGCTTACAGACGAGGCCTGCCGTCCTACTCCACCCGAGCTCTCCACATtttaccccccaccccccacatcCCCAGGAGAGCACGGTCGCGTCTCCCCGCCTCCGCCCGGACCGCCAGGGGGCGCCGCAGTGCACAGAGCGCCGGGTCCACAGAGGGGAGTTCTAATGCAGCCACAGACACCTCCGGGCGGTGAGAGCCCGGCCCGATCCCCGGCCCCGTCTGCCTACGCGTCCCCGGCCCAACGAACCGGACATGGACGAGGCGAAGACAACTGCTGGtctctgcccagaaaaccccacGAGGGGTCACTGGGAGCCCCGGGATTCGGCCACAAAATACCTGCAGGGCCGGCCCGTGAGGTCACTGGGAGACACCACCGGGACAAG